One Brassica napus cultivar Da-Ae chromosome A5, Da-Ae, whole genome shotgun sequence DNA window includes the following coding sequences:
- the LOC106423522 gene encoding probable leucine-rich repeat receptor-like serine/threonine-protein kinase At3g14840 has translation MSLTLLIFMYILVSLVFSGFASSQKLATDEVDVLRAIAKGLHQNNWDFNVDPCGVASTVGGWRIPNADGDFTNAVTCNCSSSVCHVASIVVKGQNLNGSLPKEFAGLPFLQEIDLSRNFLNGSIPPEWGALPLVNLTLLGNRITGPIPKEIGNITSLVSFVLEFNQISGNLPPELANLPNVRRMLLSSNNLSGDIPSTFSKLITLTDFRISDNQLTGTIPDFIQNWTNLDKLVIQASGLVGPIPSTISPLSKLTDLRISDLSGPESPFPPLQNMTLMRTLILRNCNITGELPAYIGQNTSLKLLDLSFNKLSGPIPVEYRALSNVENMYFTSNMLNGEVPIWMIDRGEKIDLNYNNFTNDPTTAQCQRNAVNMFSSTSPLLANNYSNVSCLSSYKCPKTFYGLHINCGGTELTINGTKYDADTSARPILYDSGNGWVSSNTGNFLEDARSPRGSTIWENTSELTIADPSLYTHASLSAISLTYYALCLGQGNYTVNLHFAEIMFSDDETYRSLGRRFFDVYIQGKLVVKDFNIVDEARGVGRAVVKSFPVMITDGKLDIRLFWAGKGTQGLPTRGVYGALISAVSVNPNFIPPKEAGTGSGGGSSIGTLVGAVLASTVFLVLLIGGILWWRGCLRPKSQMEKDFKNLDFQISSFSLRQIKVATNNFDPANKIGEGGFGPVHKGTLADGTVMAVKQLSSKSKQGNREFLNEIAMISALQHPHLVKLYGCCVEGDQLLLVYEYLENNSLARALFGPLETQIRLDWPTRHKICVGIARGLAYLHEESRLKIVHRDIKATNVLLDKELNAKISDFGLAKLDEEENTHISTRVAGTYGYMAPEYAMRGHLTDKADVYSFGVVALEIVHGRSNTITRSKVETFNLLDWVHVLREQNKLMEVVDPRLGTDYNREEAMTMIQIGILCTSQVPSERPSMSTVVSMLEGSSTVNVEKLLEASLRRENKKDEESMSAMKKHYAMTEQPISADGPFTSSSTSTANASDLYPLKLDSAYWNSRV, from the exons AGTTGTCaagggacaaaaccttaatggaTCTCTTCCTAAAGAGTTTGCAGGACTTCCTTTTCTACAGGAGAT TGATCTGTCTAGAAACTTTCTCAATGGTTCAATTCCTCCCGAATGGGGAGCCTTGCCACTTGTAAACCT TACCTTACTTGGAAACCGAATAACTGGTCCAATCCCAAAAGAGATTGGAAACATTACAAGCCTTGTGAGCTT TGTCTTGGAATTCAACCAAATCTCAGGGAATTTACCTCCAGAGCTGGCGAATCTACCAAATGTTCGAAGAAT GCTTCTTAGCTCGAACAACTTGAGTGGAGACATCCCAAGTACATTCTCCAAACTTATAACATTGACCGATTT CCGTATAAGTGACAATCAGCTAACTGGTACAATACCAGATTTCATCCAGAACTGGACAAACCTTGATAAATT GGTTATTCAAGCTAGTGGTTTAGTCGGACCAATTCCTAGTACCATTAGTCCTCTTAGCAAGTTAACAGACTT gaGGATCAGTGACTTGAGCGGACCAGAGTCTCCATTTCCGCCACTTCAAAACATGACACTGATGAGGACATT GATTCTTAGGAACTGCAACATTACAGGAGAGTTACCTGCGTATATTGGACAGAACACATCATTAAAACTCTT AGATCTTAGCTTTAATAAACTAAGTGGACCAATTCCGGTAGAATATAGAGCTCTTTCCAACGTAGAGAACAT GTATTTTACAAGTAACATGTTAAATGGGGAAGTACCAATTTGGATGATAGACAGAGGAGAGAAGAT TGATCTTAACTACAATAACTTTACTAATGATCCAACAACCGCACAATGTCAACGAAATGCTGT GAATATGTTTTCAAGCACAAGTCCTTTACTTGCAAATAACTA CTCAAACGTTTCATGTCTGAGTAGCTATAAATGTCCCAAAA CTTTCTATGGCCTTCATATAAACTGTGGTGGTACTGAACTTACAATCAATGGGACTAAGTATGATGCTGATACATCGGCTAGACCAATCTTATACGACAGTGGAAACGGTTGGGTTTCTAGCAACACCGGGAACTTCTTGGAAGATGCTCGGTCTCCCAGAGGATCAACCATATGGGAAAATACGTCAGAGCTTACGATAGCAGATCCTAGTCTTTATACACATGCAAGTCTATCAGCCATTTCACTTACTTACTACGCATTGTGTCTTGGACAAGGAAATTACACTGTTAATCTTCACTTCGCTGAAATTATGTTCAGTGACGATGAAACGTATAGAAGTTTGGGAAGACGATTCTTTGACGTATACATTCAG GGAAAGCTTGTGGTTAAGGATTTCAATATAGTAGATGAGGCAAGAGGTGTTGGAAGAGCTGTGGTTAAGAGCTTCCCGGTCATGATTACAGATGGGAAGCTTGATATAAGATTGTTCTGGGCTGGTAAAGGAACTCAAGGTCTTCCTACAAGAGGTGTATATGGTGCTCTCATATCAGCTGTATCtgtaaatccaa ATTTCATTCCACCTAAGGAAGCTGGCACTGGAAGTGGTGGTGGAAGCTCTATTGGCACGTTGGTTGGTGCTGTACTTGCTTCAACGGTATTTCTTGTGCTTTTAATCGGTGGTATCTTATGGTGGAGAGGTTGCTTAAGACCCAAGAGTCAGATGGAAAAAG ATTTCAAGAACTTGGATTTCCAGATAAGTTCCTTCTCGTTGAGACAAATCAAAGTTGCTACAAACAACTTTGATCCAGCAAACAAGATCGGAGAAGGTGGCTTTGGACCTGTACACAAG GGAACGTTGGCAGATGGAACCGTAATGGCTGTAAAGCAGCtatcatcaaaatcaaaacaaggGAACCGAGAGTTCTTGAACGAGATTGCTATGATATCTGCTCTACAACATCCACATTTGGTTAAACTGTATGGATGTTGCGTCGAAGGTGACCAGCTCTTGCTAGTCTACGAGTACTTAGAAAACAACAGTCTCGCTCGAGCACTTTTTGGTCCTCTAGAGACTCAAATTCGACTAGATTGGCCGACGAGGCACAAGATCTGCGTTGGAATAGCAAGAGGATTAGCTTATCTTCATGAGGAATCAAGACTCAAGATCGTACACAGAGACATTAAAGCTACTAATGTCTTGCTGGACAAGGAACTCAACGCAAAGATTTCGGATTTCGGTCTTGCTAagcttgatgaagaagaaaacacacacattaGCACACGAGTCGCAGGAACATA CGGATACATGGCTCCGGAATACGCCATGAGAGGTCATTTGACAGACAAAGCAGATGTCTACAGTTTCGGAGTCGTTGCCCTAGAAATCGTCCACGGAAGAAGCAACACGATCACACGTTCCAAAGTCGAGACCTTCAACCTTCTTGACTGG GTACACGTTCTAAGGGAACAAAACAAACTGATGGAAGTAGTTGACCCGAGGCTTGGAACAGATTACAACAGAGAAGAAGCAATGACCATGATCCAGATAGGGATTCTCTGCACCAGTCAAGTTCCGTCGGAAAGGCCGTCCATGTCAACGGTGGTCAGCATGCTCGAAGGAAGTTCTACGGTGAATGTTGAGAAGCTTCTTGAAGCTTCCTTACGCAGAGAAAACAAGAAAGACGAAGAGAGCATGAGCGCAATGAAGAAGCATTACGCGATGACAGAGCAGCCTATCAGCGCCGACGGACCATTCACGTCTTCTTCCACGTCCACGGCCAACGCCAGCGATCTTTATCCTCTTAAGCTTGATTCTGCTTACTGGAACTCTAGAGTTTAG